One genomic region from Rosa rugosa chromosome 1, drRosRugo1.1, whole genome shotgun sequence encodes:
- the LOC133716584 gene encoding protein EARLY-RESPONSIVE TO DEHYDRATION 7, chloroplastic-like, translated as MECPKPKPNRVRFQEPMESPDPNRKPKLYPEVVQSNPDVPSMSNPKPEPSAPSLYPSLDMKDLVEDLFPENLSYYEIPPENQFPDSPTCHEPPSAPPVAAEEVLIKIPGAIVNLIDKNYSVELASGDFSIVRLVQGDDVVAILARVDDEIQWPLLKDEGVVKLDDSHYFFSLYAPEDHESSSPAPESGEDGKTMEKEEKKKKKKKEKKKDEKKTKEADNFLNYGLTIASKGQEKLVKELDEVLKSYSSFSVQKVSEKAKKKGEALDSSLALETAPAELSSEKKKEMKEQSAAYWTTLAPNVEDYNGSAAKLIAAGTGQLIRGILWCGDVTVERLKWGNEVMKKRMEPGSNKEISPQTMRRIKRAKKVSKTTQKVAAGVLSGVLKVSGYFTGAVVNSKVGKKFFRLLPGEILLAGLDGFCKVCDAVELAGKNVMSASSTVTTELVSHKYGEEAGKAAGEGLDAAGHAIGTAWTVFKIRKAMNPKSAFKSTTLAKSAAKAKADEVRAKKK; from the exons ATGGAGTGCCCCAAACCTAAACCTAATCGGGTACGCTTTCAAGAACCAATGGAGTCCCCGGACCCTAATCGGAAGCCCAAACTGTACCCGGAGGTGGTCCAATCCAACCCGGACGTCCCCTCAATGTCGAACCCGAAACCCGAACCGTCGGCCCCAAGTCTCTACCCCTCCCTCGACATGAAGGACCTCGTCGAGGATCTATTCCCGGAGAATTTATCATATTACGAAATCCCGCCGGAAAATCAATTCCCCGATAGCCCGACCTGCCACGAACCGCCGTCGGCGCCGCCCGTCGCCGCCGAGGAGGTCCTCATTAAGATCCCCGGCGCGATCGTTAACCTAATTGATAAGAACTACAGCGTCGAGCTCGCCAGCGGCGACTTCTCTATCGTGCGGCTCGTCCAGGGCGACGACGTCGTTGCGATCCTCGCCCGTGTTGACGATGAGATCCAGTGGCCGCTGTTGAAGGACGAAGGCGTGGTCAAGCTCGACGATTCGCATTACTTTTTCTCGCTGTACGCGCCGGAGGATCATGAGTCGTCGTCGCCGGCGCCGGAGTCCGGCGAGGATGGGAAGACGatggagaaggaggagaagaagaagaagaagaagaaggagaagaagaaggatgagAAGAAAACTAAGGAGGCTGATAATTTCTTGAACTACGGATTGACGATTGCGTCGAAAGGGCAGGAGAAATTGGTGAAGGAATTAGATGAGGTTCTGAAGAGTTACAGCAGTTTTTCGGTGCAGAAGGTTTCGGAGAAGGCGAAGAAGAAGGGGGAGGCGTTGGATAGTTCCCTGGCATTGGAGACGGCGCCGGCGGAGTTGAGttcggagaagaagaaggagatgaaGGAGCAGAGCGCTGCGTATTGGACCACATTGGCTCCCAATGTGGAGGACTATAATGGGAGTGCTGCTAAGTTGATTGCGGCCGGGACGGGGCAGCTGATCAGGGGGATTTTGTGGTGTGGAGATGTCACGGTGGAGAGGTTGAAATGGGGAAATGAGGTTatgaagaagaggatggagCCGGGTTCGAATAAGGAAATCAGTCCCCAAACCATGAGGAGGATCAAAAG GGCCAAGAAAGTGAGCAAAACAACACAAAAAGTAGCAGCCGGTGTCCTCTCTGGGGTTTTGAAAGTTTCTGGATACTTCACAGGTGCGGTGGTGAATTCCAAAGTGGGAAAGAAATTCTTTCGTCTTCTGCCTGGGGAAATTTTGCTTGCTGGGCTGGATGGATTTT GTAAGGTCTGTGATGCTGTTGAACTAGCCGGAAAAAATGTCATGTCAGCATCATCTACTGTTACAACTGAGCTTGTCTCTCACAA ATATGGTGAAGAAGCAGGTAAGGCGGCAGGCGAAGGGCTTGATGCAGCAGGACATGCCATAGGAACTGCATGGACTGTTTTCAAGATCCGAAAGGCAATGAACCCGAAAAGTGCTTTCAAATCCACCACCCTAGCCAAATCTGCTGCCAAGGCAAAAGCTGATGAGGTAAGGGCAAAGAAGAAGTAA